A portion of the Lolium rigidum isolate FL_2022 chromosome 1, APGP_CSIRO_Lrig_0.1, whole genome shotgun sequence genome contains these proteins:
- the LOC124684227 gene encoding uncharacterized protein LOC124684227 — protein MFDSLINSKFYNRCKHAFKCIRTRLVVIRRKKQAMIGFMKKDVAELLSNGHDKHAFGRMDALIVEMNHAFCYDMIEEYCDFIGKQLNSLQKQRECPQESREAVSTLIFAAARFPDLPELCDLRHVFTGTYGSLEPFISHKFVRKLQCDLFTDEEKFQGMQSIAEEFSVGFDRKALEIKLWVAPETKDGFLEKDSVEKVELVTHLPIKQKDDGEHQGTGEHPLERKSEATPVDHKQKVEAEPKPKDVQAARAVDNSLGRLNDNTGGKNSDKSHCRENLEKSVSPIETKRGESQKQVQKLKKKDARPSEKELMEAIELDIDGLPKHGSGAVKFLEAESNKIAPEIFKPKEAEKEHCVEKENYKGLGYQHRSPMPGRPDNRRQANLGCKTLGLQKLEPRSLNPSSGKTTNRPPPCAKTNVAKVKNCDEKEESNSLLHGRPQQLKDMENTVQNGQSVLQRAANMRPPYVNPKFGMQVTDDSTKQTGSVFKKHNLTEQTDRPAENHVLRPVSVRRKKPQALGDAYDEAPEKVTSQTPSSLRRPASKHKVATDAYDENGHGVGNGRNVERTPSSRPSHSGRRNIALHMDDHDGSMLRPQAGEDESAIDFGNLLPRTTKGHHRVDSKNTAVHGGDLDEEERIMDKLLMHYSKKGLHMDETKTTTGTSRTADEAQTQCQENSSLHRPGRAVSLPPESVSTGEASQVPARSTSLRSKCPRGVHVHPKMPDFEELAARVIALRNA, from the exons atgtttGACAGCCTGATCAACTCCAAGTTCTACAACCGGTG CAAGCACGCGTTCAAATGCATCCGGACGCGCCTCGTCGTCATACGCCGCAAGAAGCAGGCCATGATCGGATTCATGAAGAAGGACGTCGCAGAGCTGCTCTCCAACGGCCACGACAAGCACGCCTTCGGAAGG ATGGATGCGCTGATAGTCGAGATGAACCACGCCTTTTGCTATGACATGATCGAGGAGTACTGTGATTTCATTGGGAAACAGCTCAACAGCCTACAGAAACAGAG GGAGTGTCCCCAGGAGTCCAGGGAGGCCGTGTCAACCCTAATCTTTGCTGCTGCTCGCTTCCCAGACTTGCCTGAACTGTGTGACCTAAGGCATGTATTCACAGGAACATATGGTTCTCTGGAGCCATTCATTAGCCACAAG TTTGTTCGGAAACTTCAATGCGATTTATTCACAGATGAGGAGAAGTTTCAAGGGATGCAAAGTATTGCTGAAGAGTTCTCAGTTGGTTTTGATAGAAAGGCATTGGAAATCAAGTTATGGGTGGCACCAGAGACTAAAGAT gGTTTTCTTGAAAAGGATTCAGTGGAGAAGGTTGAGTTGGTAACGCATTTACCCATCAAGCAGAAGGATGATGGTGAACATCAGGGGACTGGTGAACATCCACTCGAAAGAAAATCTGAAGCTACACCTGTGGACCACAAGCAGAAAGTGGAAGCAGAACCGAAACCAAAGGATGTTCAGGCTGCTCGGGCTGTTGATAACAGCCTTGGTCGATTGAATGATAATACTGGAGGGAAGAATTCTGATAAATCTCATTGTAGggaaaacttggagaaatcagtatCTCCTATTGAAACTAAAAGGGGGGAGTCTCAAAAGCAAGTTCAgaaattgaagaagaaagacGCCCGCCCTTCTGAAAAAGAGCTGATGGAAGCTATCGAGCTAGATATTGATGGCCTGCCAAAACATGGATCTGGTGCAGTGAAATTTCTCGAGGCAGAAAGTAACAAGATAGCTCCTGAAATTTTCAAGCCAAAAGAAGCTGAGAAAGAACATTGTGTGGAAAAAGAGAATTACAAGGGACTTGGTTACCAGCACCGATCACCCATGCCTGGCCGTCCTGATAATAGGAGACAAGCAAACTTAGGGTGCAAAACTCTTGGCCTACAGAAGCTAGAACCTAGGTCACTAAATCCTTCGAGTGGCAAGACTACAAACAGGCCCCCTCCTTGTGCCAAGACAAATGTAGCGAAGGTCAAGAATTGTGATGAAAAAGAAGAGAGCAACAGTTTGTTGCATGGTAGACCACAGCAGTTAAAGGATATGGAAAACACGGTGCAAAATGGACAGAGCGTGCTACAGAGGGCAGCTAATATGCGGCCTCCTTATGTCAACCCCAAATTTGGCATGCAGGTAACTGATGATTCTACAAAACAAACTGGCAGCGTCTTCAAGAAGCACAATCTGACTGAACAAACAGATCGTCCTgctgaaaaccatgtgcttcggcCCGTTTCGGTTAGAAGGAAGAAGCCACAAGCACTTGGTGATGCTTATGATGAGGCACCTGAGAAGGTCACAAGCCAAACACCCAGCAGTCTCAGAAGACCAGCAAGCAAGCACAAGGTTGCTACTGATGCCTATGATGAGAACGGTCATGGTGTTGGTAATGGCAGGAATGTTGAAAGAACTCCTAGCAGTAGACCTAGTCACTCAGGAAGGAGAAACATAGCTCTGCACATGGACGACCACGATGGGTCCATGCTGCGGCCTCAAGCTGGCGAAGATGAAAGTGCTATTGATTTTGGTAATCTCTTACCACGGACTACAAAAGGGCATCATAGAGTCGATAGCAAGAACACTGCTGTGCATGGCGGAGATCTGGATGAGGAGGAAAGGATAATGGACAAACTCCTCATGCATTATAGCAAGAAAGGCTTACATATGGATGAAACCAAAACAACAACAGGAACCAGCAGAACTGCTGATGAAGCACAAACACAATGTCAGGAAAACAGTTCTTTGCACCGTCCTGGAAGAGCAGTCTCGCTACCGCCGGAATCTGTCAGCACGGGTGAAGCTTCCCAGGTTCCTGCTCGGTCCACCTCATTGCGGTCGAAATGTCCTAGGGGTGTTCACGTCCACCCAAAAATGCCGGACTTTGAGGAACTGGCCGCCCGTGTCATTGCTCTAAGGAATGCTTAA